A genomic segment from Malus domestica chromosome 05, GDT2T_hap1 encodes:
- the LOC139196421 gene encoding DNA repair protein REV1-like — protein MIHLVLKLQCAIVCPAQNLLWIRLLNHHLYVILIWELLSLPPELFTELNGIYGGKLVDYVSKNKQENTSATVPHEQTHVYLGARSGGERPLVNDVVPKNQTAVEIRHTVVEKEEIPSSARGYHVEVSTSGPGNTDIMPSSLSQVDTSVLQQLPQELRIDILGQQPAHRTNDISSSASLGPPAEKPPELLGLSDKVHSGTK, from the exons ATGATTCACTTGGTACTCAAACTTCAATGTGCAATAGTCTGTCCAGCGCAGAACCTTCTCTGGATCAGGCTTCTGAACCACCACCTCTATGTCATCTTGATTTGGGAGTTATTGAGTCTTCCTCCAGAATTATTTACGGAACTAAATGGAATCTATGGTGGGAAGTtagttgattatgtttccaaaaataaacaagaaaataCCAGTGCTACTGTACCACATGAACAAACACATG TCTACTTAGGTGCAAGGAGTGGGGGTGAGAGACCACTCGTTAATGATGTGGTCCCCAAAAACCAAACAGCAGTAGAAATCagg CATACAGTAGTAGAAAAGGAAGAAATTCCTTCTTCTGCAAGAGGGTACCATGTGGAAGTTTCTACATCAGGTCCTGGAAACACTGATATAATGCCGTCTTCTTTAAGTCAAGTAGATACCTCAGTGTTGCAACAATTGCCTCAAGAACTGAGAATTGACATACTTGGGCAGCAACCTGCACACAGGACAAATGACATATCTTCAAGTGCTTCCTTGGGCCCCCCTGCAGAAAAGCCGCCGGAATTGTTAGGTCTGAGTGACAAGGTTCATTCGGGCACCAAGTGA